In the genome of Thunnus maccoyii chromosome 15, fThuMac1.1, whole genome shotgun sequence, one region contains:
- the LOC121913440 gene encoding DEP domain-containing mTOR-interacting protein-like: protein MLSRLILAGSQTAARVSVHLDSAAVWVDRLVLPNTALEVLQIMRLGSVAPSKEMKAGGGCGARLRSSSDGSRYSRRAVGLPSNSSSSSPVLSNPKSVLKRPVSTEELQTPGGPYMKKTFTIVGDAVGWGFVVRGNRPCHIQAVEPCGPAAAAGMKVCQFVVSVNGLNVLNLDYRTVSHLILTGPRTVVMEVMEETDH, encoded by the exons ATGCTTAGTCGGCTGATCCTGGCAGGAAGTCAGACGGCAGCTCGGGTTTCAGTGCACCTGGACTCTGCAGCCGTGTGGGTGGACAG gcTTGTCTTGCCAAATACTGCTCTTGAAGTTCTCCAGATCATGAGACTGGGATCCG tTGCTCCCTCGAAGGAGATGAAGGCAGGAGGAGGATGTGGAGCCCGGCTGAGGAGCAGCAGTGATGGAAGCAGATACAGCAGGAGAGCAGTTGGCCTCCCTAGtaactcctcttcctcctccccagTTCTCTCCAACCCCAAATCAG TCCTGAAGAGACCAGTGAGCACGGAGGAGCTGCAAACACCAGGAGGACCTTACATgaagaaaacattcaca ATTGTGGGCGATGCAGTGGGTTGGGGGTTTGTGGTGAGAGGAAACAGGCCGTGTCACATCCAGGCTGTGGAGCCCTGCGgcccagctgctgctgcagggatGAAG GTTTGTCAGTTTGTGGTTTCGGTCAACGGTCTAAATGTTCTCAATCTGGACTACCGGACTGTCAGCCACCTTATCCTAACAGGACCCAGAACCGtggtgatggaggtgatggaggagacCGACCATTGA